The DNA sequence GATTTTGAGGGTACTGAAATCTACCGTTTTGAAATCGGGATGATTCAGCAAGGCGTTGAACAAGGTGTTTACCCCCGTCATCAAGGTCACCGGATAGTCTTTCATCGCCTTAATAACCGAGCCCAGATCGCGGGCATTGGTGACCAGTACATTGAGCGAACCGATGCTTGCCAGTGCCATACAATTTACGGTAAAGGCAAAAATATGGTAGAGTGGCAGCGGGCATAACACGATCTCTTCCTTTTCCTTGAGCTGGGGCATCATCCAGGCGCGGATCTGCATCATGTTGGCGACCAGGTTGCGGTTGGTGAGCATGGCCCCTTTGGAAACGCCCGTGGTGCCACCTGTGTATTGGAGGGCTACGACATCGTCTGGCGTAGAGGTAAACTCCGGCAGTTTGAATTTCTTACCCTGGTTAATGGCCTCAGAAAAAGAGACGGTATTCGGAATATCGTACTTGGGAACCATCCCCTTGAGGGTACGTACTACGAAATTGACGATCACCTTTTTGGGGAAACCCAACAGTTCGCCAATGCTGGTCGTAATGACGGTGGTAATAGCCGTTTCTTTTAAAATAGCTGCCAGATTAGCCGCAAAGTTTTCTGCAATGATCACTGCTTTTACGCCCGCATCGTTAAACTGGTGCTTCATCTCCCGCGGCGTATACAGAGGGTTGGTATTCACAACGACCAATCCTGCGCGGAAAGCGCCAAAGAGCGCAATCGGATATTGCAGCATATTGGGCATCATCAGCGCAACCTTATCACCCGGCTGTAGGCCTCGCGAGTGGAGGTAAGCACCAAACTGACGAGATTGTTGATCGATTTGCCGATAGGTCAGTTCTTTGCCCATGCAGGAAAAAGCCTTTTGTGGCCCATACTTTTCAAATATATCATCAAAGACACTGACCAGATTTGGGAAGGCAGCTGCATCAATGTTGGCGGGAATTCCTTGTGGGTAGTGCTTTAGCCAGGGACGTTGCTCGTTCATCAACTTATGCTTATTGGTTAAAAAAATTCAGTAGAGAAGCTACTTTTTCCGGGAAATGCTAAGTTCGGAAATTTTCGGCGCAGTCGGGAAAATTTTTGAATTTCTGTCTATCCGTATTTTATGGATGCCGAAACCATTCTATTACAGCAGTAAGGCTATCGTTTTCTATCCTTCTGAGACTTATATGGTTGGCCCCTATACCTGTTATTTTGTACACCTTGCTATTTACTTGAGGGGTTAAATTGAGGTATAAGACAGAGTCGGCAACTCGGACCCACCAGTATCCCCCGTGCCTTTTGCTATTATCCGAGCCTCGGTAAGTGTAACCAGCATCTGCGCTTAACAGGTGGTAATTCCTGCCATTTTCCAGCCCAGCAGGGAAATCAGAATGGTTCCACTTTCCTACTAGCTGCTTTTCCAGGAAATTTCTATTTCCTAGTTCCTTTAGTTTACTCACTTCTCGTTCTTCTTCGTTTGGCAGAAACAGATTGAGAAGTATTATCAATCCAATGCACACCGGTATTACTAGTATTCTTGATAGTTTCATGCTTTGGGTTGGCTAAAAAGGTAATAATAAGAATGCTTTGCAATCCTTGCTAAGAACAATAGGATTAAAAAATTAAAAATAAATATTGGCGTTTTATGATGAAAGTATCTACGGGTATCGAGCACTTACCGTTGCGTTTCCCATTTATTAACACCCGCAGACCATAAATCTACAAGAAAATACCTTAAGCATGAAAAAGCTAATCATGACCCTGGCATTACTGATCTCCATCCTGGTATGCTTTGAAAGTTGTGGAAAGGAAGAAATTATTATTAATAATGAACTTGAATTTGAAGAATATATTCAAGATGAAATGGCGTTGCAAAACATTCCTGCCCTGTCCGTATTGATGTTTAAAGAGGGCGATATTCTTTATGAAAACTATTTTGGAAAATCACATATAGAACAGAATGTTTCACTGGAAAGTGATCATCCTTTCCTGCTGGCCTCCATTTCCAAGGTAGTCACGGCCACGGCTCTTCTTCAGCTATATGAGCAAGAGCTTTTTGCTTTAGATAATGCGATCAATGATTATTTGCCCTTTCCTGTCAGTATCCCTGGTTACACCACAGATATAAGCTTTAGAATGTTGTTGACGCACACTTCGGGGATAGCTGATGGAAGTGCTCTGGATGACCAATACTATTACGGAGAAGACAGCCCGGTTGAACTCGAATATTTTCTACGAAATTACCTCAAGCCCGGAGGAGATTTCTACGACGCCACCGACAATTTCTATGATTTCGAGCCTGGTACGCAACACGAATACTCGAATACCGGGAGTGCCTTAATCGGTTTTTTGGTTGAGCGTCTTACAGGTACGCCGTTTGATCTGTATTGTAAGCAGAATATCTTCAATCCTCTGGGAATGGTAAACACTTCCTGGCGGCTGGAGGAAATCACGGGAACCATTGTTCAGCCTTATAGTTTTTCGAATGGAGGGTATGAGGCAATAGAACACTACACCTTCACAGATTATCCAAACGGAGGGCTACGGTCTACCGCAAAAGATATGTTTACCCTCTTGAGTGCATTTGTACAAGGTGGTATGGCCAACAATTACGCGTTACTGAAGCCAATTACAATCAACGAAATGATCACCCCACAGATACCTGCTATTAACAATGAGGTAGGCCTGCACTTGTTTGTCATGGACGCGGAGCATGGCCTGTGGGGGCATGACGGCGGTGAGGAAGGAGTAGCCACCATTATGGCCTTCAACCCGGATACAAAAGTAGGAGCAATCATCCTTGCGAATCAAGGCGATGCGGAGCTGGAGGAAATACTGGCCGAAGCATATAAACTGGGATTGAAGTTGTAATGTGCTTGGGTGGCACAACTTGCTTCGGATGATCCGCCAACGGTCAAGCGTATGTAGCGAAGCGGAGTATCTTGGGTAACGGTCTCGCATAAAGCGTTCACAGCCATATTTTTTTTGGCTACGAACGCTTTATGCATCATCCCCATCCGTTTTATTTTTACAATTTTTTCGTCAAACAGAATACAATACTATCGTCAACTGTTATTTTCCGCTATATTTCCTATTAATAGGTTTCATTTAATTCTAAAATCGCCCTTTTCTTGTCTTCTGTTTTTTGTTCCGACTCGAGATATGCATTATATATTTTAGGATTATCTGCCAACAGCTCTCTAAGGAAGTTATTCGTTAAAACAGAAATTTTCCCGTTTGTCGTATCCAGTATAATGCCTCGTTTAGCGGTAGTTAATAAGGCTGTAACAGGACTGGCTTCTGCTAATCCAGCTACATTAGATAAATGATCTTCGAAGTATAAGAACTTTCCATAAGCCTCTGCTTTGATGAAATAACTGTCATAACTATATCTCGAAGCATGCATATAAATGTCTATCCCGTCAGAGATATACATCACACTTCTTTTTTCCCTTTCTAAGCTCTTTGTAGGGACATATCTATATCTTTCAGCTTTATTATAGTCAATTGGGTTTAATTCATTAATAAATGTATCAAGCGCTTGGTTACTACACAATCTGTTCAAAGAAGAATATAGCCCAGGTGAAGGTATGTTTTCAAGATTACAATTGGGCGAGTAGTTTTTTAAATCAATCTCATAGCCTTCTTGCTTTTCCCATTCACTTTGAGCAAACTGAGCTATGCAATTGAATAATGCACTTGAAATTCTATCACTATGACTTCCCGTCGCATCCAATTTCCTTTCTTCAATCTCTGCATAAAAACTCCCTAAAGAGTAATATACTGAATCAACTTTTTTTGCTATCTCAATAGTTATTCTACAAATTCCTGCTTCCGTGCTAAATGTAGTGACCTCTGACACATTAAACTCATGAATTATGCAACTTAAAACCTTTGATGCATCTCTTGGATTAATCATCTCGCCGATAAAGTCACCAACCGTTTCTTTAAAGTCCCCTTTTAGGTTTGCTAGCACTTTCCTGTTAGTTAGTCCTTTTTGAACATAACCTATGTTATCGATTACAAACCTTTTATCAATAATCTCATTGAACAAGAAATCAGTTGAAATTGGGGAATTTTGGTATCTTAAACGGATTTCGTGCCGCTTATTTTGACCAAAAAGCGGTAACACTAGAGTTATTAGCAATAACGAGAGAACTATTTTATTCATGGCGTCCATTACTTTATTTTAATTAGGGTAAATTAACTTGTTAGCAATCTAAGACCAAAATTATCAAGACTTTACCTTTCAGTCAAATTGCTTATTCATTATTGCATTCCTAACCTTTTTCTTACCATTGCAGCCAACTTTTTTTCGGATATGCGAGGTTCGCAGCGCAGCGAAGAAGCTTGTGCAGCACGGGCTTGCCCGAAAAACGTTGTCCAAGATGCGGAGCGAAGCGGAGTATCTTGGACAACTCTGGCTTGGGCGCAGGCCGAGGTACGAGGCTTGTCGCCCAAGCTTTGTTGGGCGAAATCCTAATAATTTATAATCTTATGGCTACTCATATATCCATTGTTTGAACTTATACAAACTATATTCAACCCCTTTCTCAGTGAAATACTAACAAAATTGGCCCCTTTCTGTAAAACCCAATTCGCATCATCTATCCTTCTTCCTAAAGCGTCATAAACGTCAATGTGTGAGTCAATTATTTCAGGTGTTTGAATTAACAATCTATTGGATCCTACAGTTGAAACCTTTACAAAATATTCTCCACCTGTCTCTTCGAATGTGTTTACAATACAATCAGGTGACTCATCTTTTTTGATAAATATTACTCGGTCATAGCCAATAGTAGTCGAGACATCAGTAACCGACGCAAGTATAAACAGCTCATTTTCTTCCGTAATCACAAAGTCTTCAAGTGTTTTGATTACACTAAGTTCTGACTCTACTACTACTTTTTCGCAGAGTATGATTCCTTCGTAATTTATCTCAAACAAGACTATCTCTGTTTGATACTCTGTATCAGCTTCTCTATCTCCCATCAGAAATAACCTATCATTTTGAGAATACAACCTAGCATCGTAAATATTTGAGTTACTCCCATATTCGTTCACCCAAATAACCTCACCACTTACATCAATTTTAGCTACAAATAAAGATCGATATCCATTATAAACTTCTCCACTTAAATATATGAAACCATCTTCTCCTAAAAGGACATCTCTACAAACTATAGATGATTGATAATCCAATAATCCTTGCCAAATTAGCTCACCATCTTTGTTCAGCTTATAGTAAACCGTTTCTAATTGTCCTGAAATTTCGTTGCTTTTGATTCCAAATCCCATCAAATGATTCTCATCTACTACTACTAACCTTAGACCACGTTCATTATCATTATCACCAAATGCTATTCTCCAGATCAACTCTCCGCTCGATGAAAACCTAGCCATAAGAAAATCTCTAGGCTCATATTCACTATCAACTTCCCAATAATCACCTGTGATGTATATATTACCTTCATCAACAATAAGATCGTTTACACTTCCGAAGAAATCATCGTATACCTCTGCCCAACTTTCCCACCCGGCAGTAGAATTGATACTTTCTATATATATATGTTGTTGACGGTTAAAGGAACCCAAAGTATTACCTGCTGCTAAATACCTTGTTGAATTCAATTGAGCTGCTGCACTTGGTATAACCTCTGTATCTAATTCAATTATTCTATCCCATAAGATATCTCCATTTTGAGAGACTTTTATAAAATAAGGTCTATGATCATCGAGTCCATCTATAAAGCTATCTGACCCTCCTACTATAAATACTGAACCATTATCATAAATCATTTCTGTAGCCCATTCTCTACCTCCCTCTGTTATTCGCAACTCATAAGGCTGACTTACTATCAAATTGCCAAAAACAATATTCATTGTGAATAAAACAAAGGAAATTAATAGTTTATGCATTGTTTCACAATTTAATCCTATGAATCTGAAATTTGACCATGAAATTAAAAGTACATATTCTATATTATTTCGCCCAACGTTTTTCGGGACATCCGAAGTTCGGAAATTTTCGGCGCAGCCGAGAAAAATTTTTGAATTTCCGCATGTCCCGTGTTGTGCGAGGTTCGCAGCGCAGCGAAGAAGCTTGTGCAGCACGGGCTTGCCCGAAAAACGTTGTCCAAGATGCGCAGCGCAGCGGAGTATCTTGGACAACTCCGGGCTGGGCGCAGTGCGAGGAACGAGCATTGTCGCCAAGCCTAAGTTGGCTGACGTAATTTTTTTTACATATTGGAGAAATATATCTTAATAGAGTGCACCCATTGAGACTTATCATCATATTCAAACAGCATCTTAATATCTCCTTTTTCAGTTATTGTGAAGTATAACTCTATAAATGATTTAGAGTAGCCGAATTCAGGATATTCATCTGACACTGCTTGAATCTCCTTTGCCATAGTAACTATTAGTTCACTCAACTCTTCACCAATACTACCCTGTAGTTCTGCATCTAGAGGCTTGGGAATAAAAGTAATATTCATAGAAGAAGCTCTTTCTTCTGACGAATTCTTTCTAGCTCCTACTTTGATTGGACCAATTGAAGCCTGGGCACCTATCCCAGCCGTTTTTTCTAGAACAACCTTAAGAGATACATCAAAACTTACAATTTCAACTCTTGCCTCTTGTAAATCTTCACTAGCCTCATTTACCGCAAGTTTAATCTCTGAAACAAGTTGGCGGGCACTTAGCATAATCAATAAGTTATTTTGAATGGATACATAATAGAATTGTAAGCAAGTAAGCAATAATTTCTTGCTTTTTCTTCGCGCCAAAGATACCTCATTTCTAAATCATGTTGCATAATGAATTGTCGATGTGGTCCATGGAATAGTACTTCGAACTTGTTTTTTAAGGTAAGTTTTAGAAACTTAATAAATGTGAATTTGACAAAATACTCAATAACAGCCTCAATGCTTATGTACCCATATCCAACTTCGTTTTTTTCATAACCTGTTAGTTTTTGTGCTATTTCTTTAATAACAAAGACTATCTCATCAGGTCGATTTGATAAATAAACATTCGTGTATCCAATCTGCCCTAGACCATATTTTAGCTTTTCGATCCAACGAATCTCATCAGCTTCAGGAATAATTGCAAAACTAAAGTCATTGTTCTTATACATATTTTTAATTACATCTGGATATTGCTCAATATTTAAGTCTCTACTATCATCAGGGAGTCCAATTCTAGTTAGAATTATTTTTTCAATATTACTTGATTTCTTTACTGAATATCTTATCAAGGCACCAATAACGTTTATCATCAGAAAAATAGAACAGATACTTCTTGACACTTTGGGAGCAGCGTAGCTTGTGGCTGGCTTTGGCCTCTTGTATAAAGGAGAAGTATCTATCAATTTTTCGGATAGATTAGTATTTCCATTTGCCACGCAAGTTGGTCCCATTTCTCCTAGAGGTGCAACACTAGATTTATCTAGTAATCTAAGTTCATCATCTACGGCCCCTACAGAAATAACTCCTTGAATGCGAGATAGACTATTGATTGAGTTTTGTTTTCGACCTTTATTACCTATTGCACAGACTACACATATCTTGCTTTCTAAGGCAATTTCGACTAATTTTTCAACAAGTCTATATGGATCTCTAGATCTGATAATCAAACTGAGATTAATAACGGTGACTCCTTGTTGAATATAAAAATCCAACGCAATACATAGGTTGACGTATAAACGACTAGCACTAGAAAACACATCCTCTACACCGAGTTCGAAGTGTTCAACTATTCGTTCTATTTCACCAGTACAATCTGATGGGATCAAATAGTAATTTAAGGACTTTAACGCGACCCCTTCATCTATTAAGTTATCACTTATCTCTTGTTCATTAAGATTAATAATTGTGAATTCCCTCATTTAACGTTTCTTAGTTTCTTGTCATTTATGTCAGCCAACGTTTTTCGGGACATCCGAAGTTCGGAAATTTTCGGCGCAGCCGAGAAAAATTTTTGAATTTCCGCATGTCCCGTGTTGTGCGAGGTTCGTAGCGAAGCGAAGAAGCTTGTGCAGCACGGGCTTGCCCGAAAAACGTTGTCCAAGATGCGAAGCGAAGCGGAGTATCTTGGACAACGGTCTCGTATAACCGTCAGTTACGGGTTAATATGCGTTATTTTTCGGTTGAACACTGAAGTTAGCAATTCCGAGTGGATTCGGACGTAGTCGAATCCGCCGTAATTGCGGTTATACATTGTTGGCATTTCGTTTTTATTCCAGTTTTAATTTCATTCCGTAATAGGCATTGATTAGATAAAGCACATTGATTAATGGTCCTATCATCATTGCTTGTCTCCAATCAATAATTCCGATAAATGTAATTAAGAAAGTTAAAAATGTAATTCCCGAAAGTGCTATTGCAGTCCATTTTAGCCATTTTTTTAGATAAATGTCAGATGAGTATAGCTTTAGAAGTCCACCTAAAAAAATCAAATTTCCAAATACGAAAACCACGGTTGCCATTTGATTTGCCATTTTGGATAATTCAAAGGATGTATTTTCATATCCACCAAGCATTATCGGATAGGTTGAAAGTAGAATCAGTTGCCCAACTGAAATTATAGTCCAGCTTATTTTCTTTAGATTAAAGGCAAAGTATAATGCACCAATAGCTATGAACGTCATAAAAAGAAATTCAACCTTCCAATGCATACCATAAATATCCCAATTTTCATTCACGTAATTATGTCTTTCCAATGGGTTGAGCGGTGCACTACTTGACAAATAGATATAAATTCCTATTGTAATATTTATCAATATGGAACCTGATATCCAAAATAGTTTTCCAAGTTTCATAATATTCTGTTTTAAATGAATGCCAACTTACTTATATGCGAAAGCCCCCCCTTTTTGCCGTACTTTTACAAACCCATCCTTTCAACGTACCAAACTCCACTTACTACTTACACAGTAATCGGCGCGGGCTTTCCTCTTTTCAAAAACGCCATTTTGCCATGTGGCCTGCCTAAGCAGTATGTCCAGTAGTATGCAGTGACTGCTTGCAGTCTGGAAAAGGGTGCCGGTATTGTGAATAATTTAAGCAGTATTCAGCTCCGGAAAACAGCAAAATAGCGATGATAATCAGCGTAGAGCCAGCGTGTTGGTCATCTTGAATAAACAAGGATACCGAAATGCAGGAAAAACAACAAGCATTCGGGTGAATATTCCCTAAGCCTGCGCCAAATCCCGAAGCGCATAAAGCTGCTCTATGTATTCCTCGGCGGCTTGAAGAATATAAGCTGCTTCCCAGCCTAGCTCCTGTCCCATAGCTTTGGCGACCCTGCCCGCGGCTTGTTGGGCGGCATCCCAATCGAGAATTTCCAGACGAATGCGGCGGGCCAGGAAATCCCTGACTGTGCCGGCCATCTCGTA is a window from the Lewinella sp. LCG006 genome containing:
- a CDS encoding AMP-binding protein — protein: MNEQRPWLKHYPQGIPANIDAAAFPNLVSVFDDIFEKYGPQKAFSCMGKELTYRQIDQQSRQFGAYLHSRGLQPGDKVALMMPNMLQYPIALFGAFRAGLVVVNTNPLYTPREMKHQFNDAGVKAVIIAENFAANLAAILKETAITTVITTSIGELLGFPKKVIVNFVVRTLKGMVPKYDIPNTVSFSEAINQGKKFKLPEFTSTPDDVVALQYTGGTTGVSKGAMLTNRNLVANMMQIRAWMMPQLKEKEEIVLCPLPLYHIFAFTVNCMALASIGSLNVLVTNARDLGSVIKAMKDYPVTLMTGVNTLFNALLNHPDFKTVDFSTLKITVGGAMAIQKAVAEKWQQTTGCILSEGYGMTESSPVVTTNPLDGTGRIGTIGLPIPSTDVRIWDEEKGLCATGEVGEIQVQGPQVMKGYYNRPDETANTIKDGWLCTGDMGTMDAEGFVKIVDRKKDMILVSGFNVYPNEIEEVVASHEKVLEVAAVGIPDEKSGEVVKVFVVKKDKSLKEKELIAYCRENLTGYKVPKEVEFRDELPKTNVGKILRRALREE
- a CDS encoding serine hydrolase domain-containing protein; translation: MKKLIMTLALLISILVCFESCGKEEIIINNELEFEEYIQDEMALQNIPALSVLMFKEGDILYENYFGKSHIEQNVSLESDHPFLLASISKVVTATALLQLYEQELFALDNAINDYLPFPVSIPGYTTDISFRMLLTHTSGIADGSALDDQYYYGEDSPVELEYFLRNYLKPGGDFYDATDNFYDFEPGTQHEYSNTGSALIGFLVERLTGTPFDLYCKQNIFNPLGMVNTSWRLEEITGTIVQPYSFSNGGYEAIEHYTFTDYPNGGLRSTAKDMFTLLSAFVQGGMANNYALLKPITINEMITPQIPAINNEVGLHLFVMDAEHGLWGHDGGEEGVATIMAFNPDTKVGAIILANQGDAELEEILAEAYKLGLKL
- a CDS encoding S8 family serine peptidase is translated as MREFTIINLNEQEISDNLIDEGVALKSLNYYLIPSDCTGEIERIVEHFELGVEDVFSSASRLYVNLCIALDFYIQQGVTVINLSLIIRSRDPYRLVEKLVEIALESKICVVCAIGNKGRKQNSINSLSRIQGVISVGAVDDELRLLDKSSVAPLGEMGPTCVANGNTNLSEKLIDTSPLYKRPKPATSYAAPKVSRSICSIFLMINVIGALIRYSVKKSSNIEKIILTRIGLPDDSRDLNIEQYPDVIKNMYKNNDFSFAIIPEADEIRWIEKLKYGLGQIGYTNVYLSNRPDEIVFVIKEIAQKLTGYEKNEVGYGYISIEAVIEYFVKFTFIKFLKLTLKNKFEVLFHGPHRQFIMQHDLEMRYLWREEKARNYCLLAYNSIMYPFKITY